The region AGTAATTACGGCTTGGGTCACGGGTTCCCCTAGATAGGCTTCTGCATCCTGCTTCAGCTTTTGCAGGACCATGGCGGAAATTTCTTGGGGGGTGTAGGTGCGATCGCGAATCTGCACATCCACCATGCCATCGCGACCCGGCACACAGGCATAAGGAACACGGGCACGCTCTTGAGCCGTTTCCTCCCAGCGACGACCAATAAACCGCTTGATACTAAAAATGGTGTTTTCGGCATTGGTGATGGCTTGCCGCTTAGCCAGTTGACCCACCAGCCGTTCGCCCGACTTGCCAAAGGCAACAATACTAGGGGTGGTGCGCCCGCCCTCTGCATTGGGAATCACGACAGGATTCCCCCCCTCTAAGACTGCCACACAACTATTTGTGGTTCCCAGGTCGATGCCAATGATTTTACCCATACCCGTAATCGCTGTTTCCCAAAATGCGTTTCAGGAGAAGACTTCTTGCAAAAAGTCTGACTCTTTTAGGATGCCGCAATGCTGATGCTATCGTAACACCTGAATTCAGGGCAAAACTGTTTACCAGTAATCTTAGTCAACTGGAACAGGATTGACCAGAGCCTTACTCGCGAATCAGCGCCACTGCCACACGGCCATGGCCCTCATCGGTAATGGTGACCCGAATATTGGGGCCAAAGAAGGTCTGCATCTTCGCTTGCTTCGATTGCCACACCTCAAGGGGAACCGCCGGCGAGTCAAATTCCAAAATTAATGTATAGGCACCATCGGTGAGCCTCTCGGCGATCGCCACCAGGACAGGACGCTCGGCAGCCGAAGGACTCAGGCCTAAACTAGCCAAGGTGCTATCGAGATGTGCTTCTTGACCATAACGATAGCGAGTAACATCCTGACGGATTTGAGTTTGGGTCGGTGTTGCTTGGCTACGGCCAGCGATCGCCTCCGGCGTTGGGACTTCACGATAGGGCACTGGCTTGAGTTCTGCCGCCTTTAAGGCCAATCCTGCCAACAATAGGGGCACACCATAGAAAAAACCAGCCAGATTCAAGGTGGCATTCCCCGCAGCATAGGCCACCACCCCCACCACCGTCAGCAGTACACCGACAGTTAGCCCCAACGTTCCCAACGATACAGACCCCAACATGCCCCTTCAACCACTAGCGGTAATTGGTAAATTGTAATGGGACGGGATAATCTTGCGTTTTCAGGCGTTGGATCACCGCTTGTAGGTCATCCTTTGACTTGGCACTGACCCGCACCACATCCCCTTGGATCGAGGCCTGCACCTTCTTAAATTCATTGCGGATGAGCTTGCTAATTTCCTTGGCTAGCTCTGAAGGGATACCGCGGCGCAATTTAATCAACTGTTTAACCCGCTGGCCCCCCGCTGCCTCCACAGGCCCATAGTCAAAAATTTTCAGAGACAACTGCCGCTTCGCTGCCTTCTGCTGCAGAATTGTTTGCACTGAATTGAGTGTAAACTCACTATCGGTGTGAATCGTCAGTCCCTCTTTTGTCAGTTCAAGGGCAGTCTGGGTATCCTTAAGGTCATAGCGGGCTTTGATCTCTCGCCCAGTCTGATCCACCGCATTGACCAGCTCTTGCCAGTCAAAATCGCTCACAATATCAAAGGAAAACGTGCTTGCCATGCCTAGGGTTTTTGGGGACTCACTTGACCAATTACCTTTAATTTACCGTCATCGGTGACCTGCCAAATGTCATAGACCCCCACAACATCCCCATTTTCATCAATATCCACATTGCCACTGGCGCCTTGGTAGTTAATTTCTTTGCCTTGCCGCAGTAAAGCCAGCGCGGCGCATACATCATCCACTGCTTCCCCCGGTGGATTGGCCACATCGCGCAATTTGTTGCGAATTCCTTCACCAGTATTTTGTCCGGAGGCCTGTGCAGCCAATACAAGGAGCGCGGCGGCATCCCAAGCCTGAGCACCAAAGGCAGGGAGATCACCACCTTTTTTCGCTCTCCAGAGTTTTTGGAGTTCAGCCAGGGCTGCACCATCGGCGCCGGGTACAGTGCCCTTAGCACCAGCAATGATGTATTTGCCGTCGGGGGTGCGTCCCACTTGCTCTGGGAAACTTTCAGACTTCACACCGTCGGTGAGGAGAATCGCCACATTTTGAGTTAGACCTTGCTCAAAAGCGGATTTCAGGAGTAAGCTGCCCGTTTCCGGATACAGAATGGCCACCACAGCATCAGGTTTGCCGCCAAAGGCAGCAGCGGCCTCTGTCGTGAAGGTAGTCGCTCGCTCATCATAACGGGTCGGACGGTCTTCATTGATCACTGTTCCCCCTAGGGCTTTGAAGGCACGGGTAAATTCCTGCTCAAAGCTGCGGCCGTAGTCGTTGTTGATGACAACTGTAGCAACCCTTTGATAGCCTTGCTGTTGGGCCAGTTGGGCAAGGGCTTGGGCTTGGTAGTTATCAGGGGGAGCGGTGCGTGCCCAATATCCCTTAAAGTCCCCTTTCTTGGCCCGTTCCGTAAGGAGGGTACTGGTACTGCCGGGGGAAATCAACATCACCTGACCGCGGGTGGCAATATCGGCTGCGGCATTGGAGACACTGCTGCCAAAGGAGCCAACCACCCCTGCAACGCGGTCAATCTCGACCAATTTGGTCATCGCTTCAGCACCAGAGGCGGGATTCGATTGATCATCGGCGGCAATGAGCGTGACCGGCTCGCCGTTCACCCCACCACAGGCATTCACTGTTTCCACCAACAGGGGCACGACCTCAGCAATGGGGGTGCCCACGGAGGCTAAGTCACCGGTTGAGGGCAATAATGAGCCAATGCGCAGCCCTTTTCCCGTTGGGGCGGTGGTAGTCGTGTCCGCCCCGCAGGCACCAATGGTAAAGAGGAGGAGCAGCCCTGCAAAAATCTTGGCGGCTGCCCATCCGCTTGACGGCTGTTGACCCATAGCTGTGCACCCTCACAATTTGCCAGAATCCTACTGCAACTGGGGAAATCTTGCAATGCGCAAAGAGGATACCCTAGGCAAAAAAGGGCATTTTCACATCAACAGCCCCTT is a window of Thermosynechococcus vestitus BP-1 DNA encoding:
- a CDS encoding DUF2854 domain-containing protein, giving the protein MLGSVSLGTLGLTVGVLLTVVGVVAYAAGNATLNLAGFFYGVPLLLAGLALKAAELKPVPYREVPTPEAIAGRSQATPTQTQIRQDVTRYRYGQEAHLDSTLASLGLSPSAAERPVLVAIAERLTDGAYTLILEFDSPAVPLEVWQSKQAKMQTFFGPNIRVTITDEGHGRVAVALIRE
- a CDS encoding YajQ family cyclic di-GMP-binding protein — encoded protein: MASTFSFDIVSDFDWQELVNAVDQTGREIKARYDLKDTQTALELTKEGLTIHTDSEFTLNSVQTILQQKAAKRQLSLKIFDYGPVEAAGGQRVKQLIKLRRGIPSELAKEISKLIRNEFKKVQASIQGDVVRVSAKSKDDLQAVIQRLKTQDYPVPLQFTNYR
- a CDS encoding ABC transporter substrate-binding protein, producing MGQQPSSGWAAAKIFAGLLLLFTIGACGADTTTTAPTGKGLRIGSLLPSTGDLASVGTPIAEVVPLLVETVNACGGVNGEPVTLIAADDQSNPASGAEAMTKLVEIDRVAGVVGSFGSSVSNAAADIATRGQVMLISPGSTSTLLTERAKKGDFKGYWARTAPPDNYQAQALAQLAQQQGYQRVATVVINNDYGRSFEQEFTRAFKALGGTVINEDRPTRYDERATTFTTEAAAAFGGKPDAVVAILYPETGSLLLKSAFEQGLTQNVAILLTDGVKSESFPEQVGRTPDGKYIIAGAKGTVPGADGAALAELQKLWRAKKGGDLPAFGAQAWDAAALLVLAAQASGQNTGEGIRNKLRDVANPPGEAVDDVCAALALLRQGKEINYQGASGNVDIDENGDVVGVYDIWQVTDDGKLKVIGQVSPQKP